The Selenihalanaerobacter shriftii genome has a segment encoding these proteins:
- a CDS encoding acyl-CoA dehydratase activase: MKGYLGIDVGSVSTNLVVIDSKGEVLDKLYLRTQGQPIDVVQRGLKKLKTRLADELEIRGIGTTGSGRNLTSVIVGADTVKNEITAHAVASSHIVPDVQTVLEIGGQDSKITILRNGIVVDFAMNTVCAAGTGSFLDQQAARLGIPIEEFGDMALKSENKVRIAGRCSVFAESDMIHKQQMGHSLEDIIAGLCEALVRNYLNNVGQGKDILAPVVFQGGVAANAGIKEAFAEELETEIIVPKHHDVMGAIGAALLAKEEVAKKGGKTDFKGWNVTEIDYTPASFECDNCANLCEVIEIRMNGELVSRWGYRCNRWDLA; the protein is encoded by the coding sequence ATGAAAGGATATCTAGGAATAGATGTTGGTTCAGTTAGTACTAATTTAGTTGTGATAGATTCTAAAGGTGAAGTATTAGATAAATTATATTTACGTACTCAAGGGCAACCAATTGATGTTGTGCAGAGAGGTCTAAAAAAGCTTAAAACAAGATTGGCCGATGAGCTAGAGATTAGAGGTATAGGGACTACTGGTAGTGGTAGAAACTTAACCAGTGTAATAGTTGGAGCAGATACAGTTAAGAATGAAATTACGGCACATGCTGTAGCTTCATCTCATATTGTGCCAGATGTTCAAACAGTTTTAGAAATCGGCGGACAAGATTCAAAGATAACTATTCTAAGAAATGGAATAGTAGTTGATTTTGCTATGAATACTGTCTGTGCTGCAGGAACAGGGTCATTTTTAGACCAACAGGCTGCTAGATTAGGTATTCCTATTGAAGAGTTTGGAGATATGGCTTTGAAATCAGAAAATAAGGTTAGAATTGCTGGAAGATGTTCGGTCTTCGCAGAGTCTGATATGATTCATAAGCAGCAGATGGGACATAGTTTAGAAGATATTATTGCCGGATTATGTGAGGCATTAGTTCGTAATTATCTCAATAATGTAGGGCAAGGTAAAGACATATTAGCTCCTGTTGTCTTTCAAGGAGGGGTAGCAGCTAATGCTGGGATTAAAGAGGCTTTTGCTGAAGAATTAGAAACTGAGATTATAGTTCCTAAACATCATGATGTGATGGGGGCTATTGGTGCAGCATTATTGGCAAAAGAAGAGGTTGCTAAAAAAGGTGGAAAGACTGACTTTAAAGGCTGGAATGTAACAGAGATAGATTATACTCCAGCTAGCTTTGAATGTGATAATTGTGCTAACTTATGTGAAGTAATAGAAATTAGAATGAATGGAGAATTAGTTTCTCGTTGGGGATATAGATGTAATAGATGGGATTTAGCTTAA
- a CDS encoding sensor histidine kinase produces MELIQNLLRENMNLIYFIYGLVFFMLGFTILLKNRTNSDFRLANSLIFLAGFGILHGIYEWGYIFIPLQADSLSTSIINKMHILRLFMEAFSYVFLFYFGVHLFVKTKQKSRRLLTIPWILLLFWMILYAHFESELLTMNVNSCSSFGDIWARYLLALPGTIITCYALVLQKSELKALHKGKILNKLYGFIALMGLYGVVAGLIVPEGICFLSKYVNNDTFLATFNLPVQIFRTIIGLGMTYFLIGILEIYNLEYYHILEKLKKEKAVLKDRQRICRNLHDGIIQSIYGVGLGLEHISYLIEENPPKAKQRINDRISDLNSIIGELRKYIMDLKPKILKEGLFYELLKDILANFDSNDIEIHFEYNLSKETKLFPQPLDNIYHILQEGLNNIKKHSQANKLSLKVYENNGLIIKLTDNGIGFNQENINGKSGKQQGLKNIEERVKALDGEFILDSLKEEGTELIIKIPYEVIKNVCSKNNAS; encoded by the coding sequence ATGGAATTAATACAAAATTTATTAAGAGAAAATATGAATTTAATTTATTTTATTTATGGTTTAGTCTTTTTTATGTTAGGGTTTACTATTTTACTTAAAAATAGAACTAATAGCGATTTTAGATTAGCTAATAGTCTTATCTTCTTAGCTGGTTTTGGGATCTTGCATGGGATTTATGAATGGGGATATATTTTTATCCCTCTGCAAGCAGATAGTCTTTCAACAAGTATTATTAATAAAATGCATATTTTAAGATTATTTATGGAGGCTTTTTCATATGTTTTTCTTTTCTATTTTGGAGTACATTTATTTGTAAAAACTAAACAAAAATCTAGGAGACTATTAACTATTCCTTGGATTTTATTGCTATTTTGGATGATACTATATGCTCATTTTGAATCTGAATTATTAACTATGAATGTGAATTCTTGCTCAAGTTTTGGAGATATATGGGCTAGATATTTATTAGCCTTGCCAGGTACAATTATAACTTGTTATGCCTTGGTTTTGCAGAAATCTGAGCTAAAGGCTTTGCATAAGGGTAAAATATTGAATAAACTTTATGGCTTTATAGCTCTAATGGGGTTATATGGAGTAGTAGCTGGTTTAATAGTACCAGAAGGTATATGTTTTTTATCTAAATATGTTAATAATGATACTTTTCTTGCTACATTTAACTTACCAGTGCAGATATTTAGAACTATCATAGGATTAGGGATGACATATTTTCTAATAGGGATTTTAGAAATTTATAATTTAGAATACTATCATATATTAGAAAAACTTAAGAAGGAAAAGGCAGTCTTAAAAGATAGACAGAGGATTTGTAGAAATTTACATGACGGGATTATTCAATCAATTTACGGGGTAGGTTTAGGGTTAGAACATATTTCATATTTGATTGAGGAGAATCCTCCTAAGGCTAAACAGAGAATTAATGATAGAATAAGTGATTTAAATTCTATTATTGGTGAACTTAGGAAGTATATTATGGATTTAAAGCCTAAAATTTTAAAAGAAGGATTATTTTATGAACTATTAAAAGATATATTGGCTAATTTTGATTCGAATGATATAGAAATTCATTTTGAATATAATCTTTCTAAAGAGACCAAGCTCTTCCCGCAACCATTGGATAATATTTATCATATTTTACAAGAAGGTTTAAATAATATTAAGAAACATTCACAAGCGAATAAGCTTTCTTTAAAGGTTTACGAAAATAATGGACTAATAATCAAATTAACGGATAATGGAATTGGGTTTAATCAAGAAAATATTAATGGTAAATCTGGGAAACAACAAGGCTTAAAAAATATAGAAGAAAGAGTTAAAGCATTAGATGGTGAATTTATATTAGATTCACTTAAAGAAGAAGGAACAGAATTGATAATCAAAATTCCTTATGAGGTGATAAAAAATGTCTGCAGTAAAAATAATGCTAGTTGA
- a CDS encoding DUF441 domain-containing protein, giving the protein MAQINLVLFILLILGIISKNNSLIISSLLLLSLRILKLDNIFPIIDRYSIKLGIILIMLGVLNPVATGEVDLLEIVETIKSPIGIISVIMGVLVTQFTKEGLSLMSTSPEVIPNLVAGIIIGIAFFKGMPSGPLIASGITAVLIKLFK; this is encoded by the coding sequence ATGGCTCAAATAAATTTAGTATTATTTATATTACTTATTCTAGGAATAATATCTAAGAATAATTCATTGATTATATCTTCACTCCTATTATTGAGTTTAAGAATACTTAAACTGGACAACATTTTTCCGATTATTGATAGATATAGCATTAAATTAGGAATTATTTTAATTATGCTAGGTGTATTGAATCCAGTGGCTACTGGAGAAGTTGATCTGTTAGAGATTGTAGAGACTATCAAGAGTCCTATCGGGATAATTTCAGTAATTATGGGAGTTTTAGTGACTCAATTTACAAAAGAAGGGTTAAGTTTAATGAGTACTTCTCCTGAAGTGATCCCTAATTTGGTAGCTGGTATTATTATAGGAATAGCATTCTTTAAGGGGATGCCCAGCGGTCCATTAATTGCTAGTGGTATCA
- a CDS encoding CoA protein activase, which yields MQVTFPYMGTSNIVFKSIMEELGHEVIVKQPSKKTLSLGAKYAPEFACVPFKILLGTYIESLAEGANLIITSGGRGPCRAGHYAQLQEKILKDLGYEFEMVVFEALTDSFKGFFNNIRKVAGPHLSWWQIFKLIKKEWYRLMVLDEVERLSHKVRPRELKKGDTTKAFAKVKRVLTAANTKKDIKNAKEKSLQLLNDVPQDHNYDPLKIGIIGEIYVVLEPFANLEIEKTLGEMGVEVDRSIYLTGWTKDHTFFMPGEDEVVKAAKPYLDQLVGGHGQDSVGNTILYAQNDFDGVIQLAPFTCIPEIVAKSILPQVSKDRNIPFLTLFLDEKTGKAGVNTRLEAFIDLLAKKRDKTGEKIS from the coding sequence ATGCAGGTAACTTTTCCTTATATGGGGACATCTAATATTGTTTTTAAATCTATCATGGAAGAACTAGGACATGAAGTTATTGTTAAACAGCCTAGCAAAAAGACATTAAGTTTAGGTGCTAAATATGCACCAGAATTTGCTTGTGTACCTTTTAAAATATTGTTAGGAACTTATATAGAGTCATTAGCAGAAGGGGCTAATTTAATAATAACTTCTGGTGGTAGAGGGCCATGTAGAGCTGGACATTATGCTCAATTACAAGAAAAAATCTTGAAAGATTTAGGATATGAATTTGAAATGGTAGTCTTTGAGGCCTTGACTGATAGCTTTAAAGGTTTCTTTAATAATATTCGAAAAGTTGCTGGACCACATTTGTCTTGGTGGCAAATATTTAAGTTAATCAAGAAGGAATGGTATAGGTTAATGGTTTTAGATGAGGTAGAACGGTTAAGTCATAAAGTTCGTCCCCGAGAGCTAAAAAAAGGGGACACGACTAAAGCATTTGCTAAGGTTAAAAGAGTCCTTACAGCCGCTAACACTAAAAAAGATATTAAAAATGCTAAAGAGAAGAGTTTGCAATTATTAAATGATGTTCCTCAAGATCATAATTATGATCCTTTGAAAATAGGCATTATTGGAGAGATATATGTTGTTTTAGAGCCGTTTGCTAATCTAGAGATTGAAAAGACTTTAGGTGAGATGGGAGTTGAAGTAGATCGTTCAATTTATTTAACTGGATGGACTAAAGATCATACTTTCTTTATGCCAGGAGAAGATGAAGTGGTTAAAGCTGCTAAGCCTTACTTAGATCAGTTAGTAGGTGGTCATGGGCAAGATTCAGTGGGGAATACTATCTTATATGCTCAAAATGATTTTGATGGAGTAATTCAGTTAGCCCCATTTACTTGTATTCCGGAGATTGTAGCCAAAAGTATTTTGCCTCAGGTTAGTAAAGACAGGAATATTCCTTTTTTAACTCTATTTTTAGATGAGAAAACAGGAAAGGCAGGGGTTAATACGCGTTTAGAAGCATTTATTGATCTATTAGCTAAAAAAAGAGATAAAACGGGGGAGAAGATTTCATGA
- a CDS encoding alkaline phosphatase family protein gives MTKIIMIFIDGLGLGQNSSKFNPLVAANTPGLNRILGGFDLTKEIGNHNSEIATLIPTDASLGVDGLPQSATGQTAIFTGVNAAQKLGRHISGFPTPTLQKIIKEESIFKKINKMGLKTHFINTYTNDYFEKTRYHSATTLAAMAGGVRFNNVENLLSGESLYHDLTQQILINKGYDLPKVTPRESASRLVNATKEYDFILFEYFRSDIVGHKQDLEESIQVIEDLDEFLLNLFKRLDWNTTLLVLTSDHGNIEDISSKTHTKNRVPTILIGDFKEEIRKSIFDLTDLAPMIVDSFKSM, from the coding sequence ATGACCAAAATAATTATGATATTTATTGATGGACTAGGTTTAGGTCAAAACTCTAGTAAATTTAATCCACTAGTTGCTGCAAACACACCAGGTTTGAATCGTATATTAGGTGGTTTTGATTTAACTAAAGAGATAGGAAATCATAATTCAGAAATAGCTACCTTAATTCCTACAGATGCTTCTTTGGGTGTTGATGGATTACCACAAAGTGCTACTGGACAGACAGCTATTTTTACAGGAGTTAATGCTGCCCAAAAGCTAGGGAGACATATTAGTGGTTTTCCCACTCCTACTTTACAAAAGATTATTAAAGAGGAAAGTATATTTAAAAAGATTAATAAAATGGGTCTAAAGACCCATTTTATTAATACTTATACTAACGATTATTTTGAAAAGACAAGATATCATTCAGCGACTACATTGGCAGCCATGGCTGGAGGAGTAAGGTTTAATAACGTGGAAAATTTATTGTCTGGGGAATCATTATATCATGATCTTACTCAACAGATATTAATAAATAAAGGTTACGATTTACCTAAGGTTACTCCAAGGGAGTCAGCTTCTAGACTGGTTAATGCTACTAAAGAATATGATTTTATTCTATTTGAATACTTTCGATCAGATATTGTAGGTCATAAGCAGGATCTAGAAGAATCAATACAAGTTATTGAAGATTTAGATGAGTTTTTGTTGAATTTATTTAAACGCTTAGATTGGAATACTACTTTATTGGTGTTAACAAGTGATCATGGAAATATTGAGGATATTAGTTCTAAGACTCATACTAAAAATAGAGTGCCAACTATTCTTATTGGGGATTTTAAAGAAGAAATAAGGAAATCTATTTTTGATTTAACTGATTTAGCACCTATGATAGTTGATTCATTCAAAAGCATGTAA
- a CDS encoding M24 family metallopeptidase: MKTIPQEELFHRIEGFQEKLKEKGTDLAVIIQNADLYYFSGTIQAEYLFIPQEGEPVLLVRRGSERAQAESSFKKIIEFKSSREIPNILTQEDIELPEELGLELDVLSYQVATKLQHILEADKLVNITTVIRQSRMIKSDYEIILMKRAANQLKKIPTLIKSNLQEGMSELELSSIIEEHLRLQGHPGRIRMRGLTNEMPIGVCVSGDNAEVPLKTDALCGGPGIHASIGIGSSKKKIIEGEPIVIDFVSNHHGYHVDQTRLAVLGEPSAYLQETYEKSVELLDKLSEYLLPQHTWQEIYEQGKRLAEELDVADYFMGHGENKVRFVGHGVGLELNEFPFLADGLDIDLEPGMTIALEPKLLIPELGAIGIENTYLITEDGPQNLTTSSEELIIV; encoded by the coding sequence TTGAAAACAATACCACAAGAAGAGTTGTTTCATAGAATCGAAGGCTTTCAAGAGAAGTTAAAAGAAAAAGGAACAGACCTAGCCGTAATCATTCAAAATGCTGATCTCTACTATTTTTCAGGAACCATTCAAGCTGAATACTTATTTATTCCACAAGAAGGTGAACCAGTATTACTAGTTCGTCGCGGTAGTGAACGAGCTCAAGCAGAATCTAGTTTTAAAAAAATAATAGAATTCAAAAGCTCACGGGAAATCCCAAACATTTTAACTCAAGAAGATATTGAGCTACCAGAAGAATTAGGATTAGAATTAGATGTATTATCATATCAGGTTGCTACTAAATTACAACATATATTAGAAGCTGATAAATTAGTTAATATTACAACGGTAATTCGACAATCAAGAATGATTAAGTCTGATTATGAAATTATATTAATGAAAAGAGCAGCCAATCAATTAAAGAAAATCCCTACTTTAATAAAAAGTAACTTACAAGAAGGCATGAGCGAATTAGAATTATCATCTATAATTGAAGAACACCTCCGCTTACAAGGACATCCTGGTAGAATAAGAATGAGAGGTTTAACCAACGAAATGCCGATAGGTGTTTGTGTTAGTGGTGATAATGCTGAAGTTCCTCTTAAAACTGATGCTTTATGTGGAGGCCCAGGGATTCATGCTAGTATTGGAATCGGTTCTTCTAAAAAGAAAATTATCGAAGGTGAACCAATTGTAATAGACTTTGTTAGTAACCATCATGGATATCATGTTGATCAAACTCGTTTAGCTGTATTAGGAGAACCAAGTGCATATTTGCAAGAAACTTATGAAAAATCAGTAGAACTTCTAGATAAATTGAGTGAGTATTTGCTTCCTCAACATACCTGGCAGGAAATTTATGAGCAAGGAAAAAGGCTTGCTGAAGAATTAGATGTAGCTGATTATTTTATGGGCCATGGTGAGAATAAAGTTAGATTTGTAGGTCATGGAGTAGGTTTAGAATTAAATGAATTTCCTTTCTTAGCCGATGGTTTAGACATTGATTTGGAACCTGGAATGACTATAGCCTTAGAACCAAAACTATTAATTCCAGAATTAGGCGCCATTGGTATTGAAAACACATATCTAATTACTGAAGATGGACCTCAAAATCTAACTACATCTTCTGAAGAATTAATTATTGTTTAA
- a CDS encoding ABC transporter ATP-binding protein gives MGLITLENVSKIYGEDVRALDNVDLEIKEGEWVSVMGPSGSGKSTMLNLIGCMDTPSKGIVKIDDIDISELDKKELTKVRREKIGLVFQQFHLVPYLTAVENIMVAQYYHSMADEKEAKQALEKVGLGHRANHLPKELSGGEQQRVCVARALINYPKLILADEPTGNLDKENENIVLDLFEELHTNGHTIMMVTHDPKVGKLAERQINLDHGQL, from the coding sequence ATGGGATTAATAACTTTAGAGAATGTTTCTAAAATATATGGTGAAGATGTTAGAGCGTTAGATAATGTTGATTTGGAGATTAAAGAAGGAGAGTGGGTGTCGGTTATGGGGCCTTCTGGCTCTGGGAAAAGCACAATGCTAAACCTGATTGGTTGTATGGACACTCCTAGCAAAGGGATTGTTAAGATAGATGATATAGATATTTCTGAACTGGATAAAAAAGAATTAACTAAGGTTAGAAGAGAGAAGATTGGCTTGGTATTCCAGCAATTTCATTTAGTACCGTATTTGACAGCTGTAGAGAACATAATGGTGGCTCAGTACTATCATAGTATGGCTGATGAAAAGGAAGCTAAACAAGCATTAGAAAAAGTGGGTTTAGGTCATCGCGCTAATCACTTGCCTAAAGAGTTATCTGGAGGAGAACAGCAGAGAGTCTGTGTAGCAAGAGCATTAATTAATTATCCTAAATTAATTTTAGCTGATGAGCCAACAGGAAACTTAGATAAAGAAAACGAGAATATAGTTTTAGATTTATTTGAAGAGTTACATACAAATGGTCATACGATTATGATGGTAACTCATGATCCAAAAGTTGGTAAATTAGCTGAACGACAGATAAATTTAGATCATGGTCAATTGTGA
- the nadE gene encoding NAD(+) synthase, producing the protein MRNYAKLSKRLIHWIKEKVENAGCQGTVIGLSGGIDSAVTSVLCRKAFPNNTVGLILPCYSNSNDAEDAKLVANQFNIGVKVINLNEPFDVLLSEIGVEESKKEDNMAIANIKPRLRMTTLYYYAAKLNRLVVGTDNRSELKIGYFTKHGDGGVDIAPLGNLVKTEVRELAKYLGIPDKIINKPPSAGLWDDQTDEEELGITYKELDHYILTGEAEPKVKRKIEELDAKSSHKLGLPPVPEF; encoded by the coding sequence ATGAGGAATTATGCTAAATTAAGCAAAAGATTAATTCATTGGATAAAAGAGAAAGTAGAAAATGCAGGTTGTCAAGGAACAGTTATAGGACTAAGTGGAGGAATCGATTCAGCAGTAACTTCAGTCCTATGTAGAAAAGCATTTCCTAATAATACTGTAGGGTTGATCTTACCTTGTTATAGTAATTCAAATGATGCTGAAGATGCTAAATTAGTTGCTAATCAATTCAATATTGGTGTAAAGGTTATTAATTTAAATGAACCTTTTGATGTATTATTATCAGAAATAGGAGTGGAAGAAAGTAAGAAAGAGGATAATATGGCTATAGCTAATATTAAACCTAGACTAAGAATGACCACTCTTTATTATTATGCTGCAAAATTAAATAGATTAGTAGTAGGTACTGATAATCGAAGTGAATTAAAGATAGGTTATTTTACTAAACATGGTGACGGTGGAGTAGATATAGCACCATTAGGAAATCTAGTTAAAACTGAGGTTAGAGAATTGGCAAAGTATTTGGGGATACCAGATAAAATAATTAATAAACCACCTTCTGCAGGTTTATGGGATGACCAGACTGATGAAGAAGAGTTGGGTATTACTTATAAAGAATTGGATCACTACATATTAACGGGTGAAGCAGAACCAAAAGTTAAGAGAAAGATAGAAGAATTAGATGCTAAAAGCTCACATAAATTAGGTTTACCTCCGGTACCAGAGTTTTAA
- a CDS encoding response regulator transcription factor, whose amino-acid sequence MSAVKIMLVDDHEVVRTGLAVLLERKAEFEVVAQAGSADEAVKKAAQHEPNVVLMDIRMPSGNGVDACREICNNHPNIKVVMLSSYAEDEAIVKSIMAGASGYILKEINSQELIEAIEAVSQGESLLDSRITQKVLEHMRHSEDELEKENKLTDREEAVLNFLAEGLTNREIAQRIHLAEKTVRNYVSNILRKLDLNNRVEAATYITRKRMKEKLHKQLGI is encoded by the coding sequence ATGTCTGCAGTAAAAATAATGCTAGTTGATGATCATGAAGTAGTGAGAACTGGTTTAGCTGTTTTACTGGAGCGGAAAGCAGAGTTTGAAGTTGTTGCTCAAGCCGGTTCTGCTGATGAAGCTGTTAAGAAGGCAGCACAGCATGAACCTAATGTGGTACTGATGGATATTAGAATGCCATCAGGTAATGGGGTTGATGCCTGTCGGGAGATCTGTAATAATCATCCTAATATTAAAGTTGTAATGTTAAGTTCTTATGCAGAAGACGAGGCTATAGTTAAATCTATTATGGCTGGTGCTAGTGGTTATATATTAAAAGAAATAAATAGTCAAGAATTAATAGAAGCAATAGAAGCGGTTAGTCAAGGAGAATCATTATTAGATTCTAGAATTACTCAAAAGGTTTTAGAACATATGAGACACTCGGAGGATGAATTAGAGAAAGAGAATAAGTTAACTGATAGAGAAGAAGCAGTTCTTAATTTTTTAGCAGAAGGTTTAACAAATCGAGAAATTGCCCAGAGAATTCATTTAGCTGAAAAGACAGTTAGAAATTATGTAAGTAATATTTTAAGAAAATTAGATTTGAATAATCGAGTAGAGGCTGCAACTTATATTACTAGGAAAAGAATGAAGGAGAAATTACATAAACAGTTAGGGATTTAG
- the glnA gene encoding type I glutamate--ammonia ligase: MSLTKEEILQKSEELNVKFIRLQFTDILGITKNVAITIEQLEDALDGEIMFDGSSIEGFTRIQESDMYLKPDYETFTIFPWRPQDDGSVARLICDVYTADGEPFSGGPRNILKKVIEEAEELGYEMFAGPEPEFFLFETDENGEPTTKTNDKGGYFDLSPVDLGHNTRRDISLALDAMGFEVEASHHEVAPGQHEIDFKYADALRTADNIATFKFVTKAIAKDHGLHATFMPKPIFGENGSGMHVNQSLFQDGENAFYDPEDERGLSEIAYYYIGGLLKHAKAIAAITNPTVNSYKRLVPGYEAPVYISWSGANRSALVRIPASRGIGTRVELRNPDPAANPYLAMAVMLKAGLDGIKNKIDPGKEALDNIYDMTASERKDAGIESLPGDLTEAITELQQNEVIKSALGDHTYNHFVKAKTIEWNVYKTQVHQWELDQYLETF, encoded by the coding sequence ATGTCATTAACTAAGGAAGAAATTTTACAGAAATCAGAAGAATTGAATGTTAAGTTTATTAGATTACAGTTTACTGATATTTTAGGAATTACGAAGAATGTTGCTATTACAATAGAACAGTTAGAGGATGCTTTGGATGGCGAAATAATGTTTGATGGTTCCTCTATTGAAGGGTTTACTAGAATCCAAGAGTCTGATATGTATTTAAAACCTGATTACGAAACATTTACAATCTTTCCTTGGAGACCACAAGATGATGGTTCAGTAGCAAGATTAATTTGTGATGTTTATACTGCTGATGGAGAACCGTTTTCAGGTGGACCAAGAAATATTTTAAAGAAAGTAATCGAAGAGGCTGAAGAATTAGGCTATGAAATGTTTGCTGGCCCTGAACCTGAGTTTTTCTTATTTGAAACTGATGAGAATGGTGAGCCAACTACTAAAACTAATGATAAAGGCGGTTACTTTGATTTATCACCAGTAGATTTAGGCCATAATACAAGAAGAGATATTTCTTTAGCATTAGATGCTATGGGGTTTGAAGTAGAGGCTTCACATCATGAAGTAGCACCTGGACAGCATGAAATTGACTTTAAGTATGCTGATGCATTAAGAACAGCTGATAATATAGCTACATTTAAATTTGTAACTAAAGCTATTGCAAAAGATCATGGTTTACATGCCACTTTTATGCCAAAACCTATCTTTGGAGAGAATGGTTCAGGTATGCATGTTAATCAATCACTATTTCAAGATGGTGAAAATGCATTCTATGATCCAGAAGATGAACGTGGATTAAGTGAAATAGCTTATTATTACATTGGTGGTTTGTTAAAGCATGCTAAAGCTATTGCGGCAATTACTAATCCTACGGTTAACTCTTATAAGAGGTTAGTACCAGGTTATGAAGCGCCAGTTTATATCTCTTGGTCGGGTGCTAATAGAAGTGCTTTAGTTAGAATTCCAGCTTCTAGAGGTATTGGGACAAGAGTAGAGCTTAGAAACCCTGATCCGGCTGCAAATCCATATTTAGCTATGGCTGTTATGTTAAAGGCAGGATTAGATGGAATCAAGAATAAGATTGATCCCGGTAAAGAAGCGCTTGATAATATCTATGATATGACTGCATCTGAGAGGAAGGATGCAGGAATTGAAAGTCTACCAGGTGATTTAACGGAAGCAATCACTGAATTACAACAGAATGAAGTGATTAAATCTGCTTTAGGAGATCATACTTATAATCATTTTGTTAAAGCTAAGACAATAGAATGGAATGTTTATAAGACTCAAGTTCATCAATGGGAGTTAGATCAATATTTAGAGACTTTCTAA
- a CDS encoding acyl-CoA dehydratase activase-related protein produces the protein MVVKIGVPKTLSYYAYYPLWEKFFTELGAEVIPSKNTSRNIIDDGVKKTVNDACVPIKLFHGHVLDLKDRAEYIFIPRLVSTNGKQVYCPKFLGLPDMIENSLDDLPEIIAPRVDLRESEFELFKVIYRVGSLLTKNPLKIYLAFKEAKDYFARFNRLLKQGYTFIEAMQKLKGDDVNLDFKPNKDLLKVAVLGYPYILYDPYVSVGMIQKLREFGLEVVTADMLTKDQLDKQGHKLKKPLFWTFSDQIVKAGYHYYETGEIDGLIHITAFGCGPDFMVNKLLQLAAKDREDIAFMTLTIDEHTGEAGLVTRLEAFVDMLKLRRERQCR, from the coding sequence ATGGTAGTTAAAATTGGGGTTCCTAAAACACTATCTTATTATGCTTATTATCCTTTGTGGGAGAAATTCTTTACTGAATTAGGAGCAGAGGTAATTCCATCCAAGAATACCTCTCGAAATATAATTGATGATGGGGTTAAGAAGACTGTTAATGATGCATGTGTTCCTATTAAGTTATTTCATGGTCATGTTTTAGATTTGAAAGATAGAGCTGAATATATTTTTATTCCAAGGTTAGTTAGTACTAACGGTAAGCAAGTTTATTGTCCTAAATTTTTAGGGTTACCAGATATGATTGAAAATAGTTTAGATGATCTACCTGAAATAATTGCGCCAAGGGTAGACTTAAGAGAAAGTGAGTTTGAATTATTTAAGGTTATCTATCGGGTAGGATCATTATTAACTAAGAACCCTTTAAAAATTTATTTAGCATTTAAAGAGGCAAAGGATTATTTTGCTAGGTTTAATCGTTTATTAAAGCAAGGGTATACATTTATAGAGGCAATGCAGAAATTAAAGGGAGATGATGTAAATTTAGACTTTAAACCTAATAAAGACTTACTGAAAGTAGCAGTGTTAGGTTATCCGTATATTCTTTATGATCCATATGTTTCAGTTGGAATGATACAAAAGTTAAGAGAATTTGGATTAGAAGTAGTTACAGCTGATATGTTAACTAAAGATCAGTTAGATAAGCAAGGTCATAAATTAAAGAAGCCACTCTTTTGGACATTTAGTGATCAAATAGTTAAAGCAGGATATCATTATTATGAAACTGGGGAGATAGATGGTTTGATTCACATAACAGCTTTTGGATGTGGTCCAGATTTCATGGTAAATAAATTATTACAATTAGCTGCTAAAGATAGAGAAGATATAGCTTTTATGACTTTAACTATTGATGAACATACTGGTGAAGCAGGGTTAGTCACTAGATTAGAAGCATTTGTAGATATGTTAAAGCTAAGGAGGGAGCGGCAATGCAGGTAA